The genomic window GTTTCCGTCCGGGGAAAATCCCAATGGGGGTTATTAAAAGCCGCTACGGTAAGTCATTGCTTGCTGAAGAGATGAACGAAATGCTCAACCAGAGCATTCAATCTTATATAGCTGAGCAAGACTTGAAAATTTTGGGCAGCCCAATGCCGAAAGAAGATCATGTTGACAATGGAAATTGGGATAATCCTGGAGATTTTGAATTTGTTTATGAATTAGGACTAGCTCCAAAATTGGATGTCGAAATTTCCAATAAGACCAAGCTAAACTACTATACCATCAAGATCGACAAGAAACTTGTTGATGACGAGGTGAACCGAATTGCTCGTCGCTACGGCAAAGTAGAAGACGTAGAAAAGGCAGGAGATAACGATATGCTCGTAGGAGATTTCGTGGAACTTGATAATAACGGAGAAGTTGTGCCGGGTGGTGTAATGAATCAGAGTACCGTTTCTCTGGAATTCATTGACAAGGATCAGGCTAAAAAGTTCTTTGGTTTGAAAATAGGTGACGAGTTAAACGTGCAGCCCTCGTTGCTAGCCAAGGATAACGATGACTTAGGGAGAATGCTTGGTCTTACAGGAGATGCACTAGCTAGCTCAGGAGACAATTACAAATTTATCGTTCGTGAGGTGAAGCATATGGAAGCTGCGGAGCTAAACGAAGAATTTTTCAAAAAGACTTTTGGCGAAGACGGCGAAGTGAAGACGGAGAAAGATTTTCGCGAAAAAGTATCTTCTGATCTGGGAAAACACTTCGTTAGCGATAGCGACCGACTCTTCAAAAGAGACATCAGCAAAGAGATGATTGCGAAGTACAATCCCGATCTACCGGATGAATTCTTGAAGAGATGGATTAGATTGACTAATGAGAATCCGATCTCGGCAGAAGAAGTGGAAAGAGACTACGCTGAATACCGCAAAAGTTTGCAGTGGCAATTGATTTTCAACGAGCTCGTAAGTCAAGATGCGATTAAAGTGAGTCAAGATGATGTTGTTGAGAAGACCAAAGAGCTTTTGGTAGGAAACTACGCTCAGTATGGTATGCCTGCTCCTGAAGATAAGGAGCTCGAAGAGTCTGCTAAAAGAGTACTTGGAAATCAGGAAGAAGCACGTAAAATTTACGATATGCTTTATGATGAGAAGCTAATCACTTACGTGAAGGAAAACGCTAGTGTGAGTGATAAAGAAGTGTCGTTTGATAAGTTTGTCGAATTGGCGTCTGAAGCTTAATCAACCTTTCGGTAACTTTCACGTTTCAATCACATAGCAAGAGCACATGTCAGAACATAAAGAATTCGAAAAATACGCTAAGAACCACCACAACATCAACAGTATGTACTACCACGATTATGCGAAGGCACTTACGCCTTACATTATCGAGGAGAGACAAATGAATGTGGCCCAAATGGACGTTTTTTCACGTCTGATGATGGACCGCATCATTTTCCTAGGTACAGGAATCGATGATCAGGTGGCCAATATCATTCAGGCCCAACTCCTTTTTCTTGAGAGTGTGGATCCTAAGAAGGATATTCAAATCTACCTTAATTCTCCGGGAGGATCTGTTTACGCAGGTTTGGGGATTTATGACACAATGCAGTATATCTCACCGAATGTTGCTACTATCTGCACAGGTATGGCTGCATCCATGGGTGCCGTATTGCTTTGCGCAGGAGAGAATGGGAAAAGAACGGCATTGAAGCATTCACGGGTAATGATTCACCAACCACTTGGAGGCGCTCAAGGTCAGGCTTCTGATATCGAGATCACTGCTAAAGAAATTATCAAGCTTCGCAAAGAACTCTACGATATCATCGCAAATCACAGTGGCCAAACTTTCGAAAAGGTAAGTGAGGACAGCGATCGAGATTTCTGGATGACTGCTGACGAGGCCAAGGAGTACGGTATGCTCGACGAAGTATTGGTGAAGAATCCAAAGCACTAAAAAATACACGCAATGGCTGGTAGTGAAAAACGAGAAGTGAAGTGTTCTTTCTGCGGGAGAAATAAGAGTGATGTAAATGTTCTTATAGCCGGAGTTACGGGTCATATTTGTGACAATTGCATTACTCAAGCTCAGAGTATCATAAAAGAAGAGCTTTCGCAAAAAGCACATACTCAGCTTGAGTCTAGCTTGGTTTTACAAAAGCCGGCTGAGATAAAAGCCTACTTAGACAATTTTGTCATCGGTCAAGATGATGCCAAAAGAACGCTGTCAGTAGCGGTTTACAACCATTATAAGCGACTGCTTCAGAAAACCGAAGATGAAGACGAAGATGAAGTTGAGATTGAAAAATCCAATATTGTTTTCGTAGGTGAAACGGGTACGGGTAAAACCTTGATGGCTAAGACCATTGCCCGCATGTTGAATGTTCCTTTTTGTATTGCTGATGCTACGATTCTTACCGAAGCAGGCTATGTAGGAGAAGATGTAGAGAGCATACTTTCTCGACTTCTTCAAGCGGCAGATTACGATGTGCCCACAGCTGAGAGAGGAATTGTATTTATCGATGAAATTGATAAGATTGCTCGTAAGAGTGACAATGCCAGTATCACACGCGATGTAAGCGGAGAAGGAGTTCAACAAGCTCTTCTGAAGCTACTCGAAGGTTCAGAAGTAAATGTGCCACCCCAAGGTGGTAGAAAGCACCCTGAACAGAAGTTGATTCAAATCAATACGAAGAATGTTCTCTTTATTTGTGGAGGAGCCTTTGACGGAATTAAAAAGCTCATCGAGCGCAGAGTGAAGACTTCCACCATTGGATACAGCTCTAGTACTGAGAATGCAGATTTTGATCCCGACCATATTCTTCAGTATGTATCACCTGTAGATTTAAAAAGCTTTGGACTAATTCCCGAACTTATCGGAAGATTCCCGGTATTGACTTACCTCAATCCGTTGGACCGCGAGACACTCAGAAGAATACTAACTGAGCCTAGAAATGCTTTGGTTAAGCAGTATGTGAAGCTATTTGAAATGGATGACGTGAAGCTTTCTTTTGAAAAGGAAGCGCTGGATTTCATTGTTGATAAAGCAATGGAGTATAAACTAGGTGCCAGAGGTCTTCGCTCCATTTGTGAGGCAATCATGACCGACTTGATGTATGAAATTCCAGGTTCTAATGATATCAAGAGCTTCAAAATAACTGCTAAATACGCTAAAGAGAAGTTTAGCAAATCGAAAATATCACAGCTGAAAGCTGCCTAAATTCTTATAAATCAATCCCAATTAACCCATGAAAAAAACAGTATTAGTATTGGCTTTTGCCATCGCTACATTATTTTCAAGTGCACAATACTTTCCTTCTCCCAGCCCTTTGGCTCGTGAGTATCAGATGGTAGGCCTTACTGAAATGGAAGTTGAATACAGCCGCCCGGGGGTAAAAGACCGTGTGATCTTCGGTGAGCTTGTTCCTTTTGATAAGATCTGGAGAACAGGTGCAAACAAAGCAACAAAAATCACTTTCAGCAATGATGTGAGCTTTAACGGCACAGTAGTAGAGGCTGGTACATATGCCATCTTTACCATTCCTATGAAAGATAAGATTATGGTGATGCTTAACTCTAACGCTGATCAAGGCGGAACGGGTAACTATGACGAAAGCTTAAACGTGGCTACTACTGAAGTGCCTTTCAAGAAAGGTTCTCAGACGGTTGAGCGTATGCGTTTCTCTTTCGAGAATGTAGAAGATAGTAAGGTGGACTTGATTTTTGAGTGGAGCAATATGATGTTCTCTATTCCCATTTCTGTTGACACCGACATGCTGACTCAAAAAAGCATGGAAAAAAAGATGAAAGAAATCGAAGGTGAATTTGGATTCTACGAGGACGCAGCCAGTTACTACTTAGCTAATGATAAAGATCCTCAGATGGCACTTGAGTGGGCTAAGAAATCTGTAGAGATGAAAGAGGTATTCTGGAATACACACACGCTAGCTAAGGCATACAAAGCCGTTGGAGACAAGAAAATGGCTTTGGCCACTGCTAAGAAATCTTTAGAGCTTTCCCAGGCTGCTGAGTATGAGCCATACATTAAAATGAACGAGAAGATGATTGCTGAAATGAAGTAAGCAGTTTCTTCACTGATACTAAAAAGCCCCGACGGATTTCCGTCGGGGCTTTTTAGATTCTATCTTTTTTTTGAGCGACTAGACTTGGCTAACTGCCTTGCCGTGGCATTGCTTGTATTTTTTTCCACTACCACACGGACAAGGATCGTTTCGACCTATTTTCTTTTCAGCTCTTACAGGTTCAGTTTTAACCGGAGGAGGTGGTGCTTGTCTCGTTGGACCACCTTGTCTCCCATTTGATGGAGCTGCTTGCTCAACTCTGGGGCGGCTCGTTTGCAATCTGCTCGAGTCGTCCTTGGCTGTTGTTGTCCGATTTGTCGTTTGAACCTGATCTGTCCTTCCCGGTAATGCAGCCTTAGAAAGGAATGAAACAACTTCCTTGCTCACTCTTCCGATCATCTTTTTGAATAATTCAAATGACTCGAATTTGTAAATTAGAAGTGGATCTTTTTGCTCGAATCGGGCATTTTGAACCGATTGACGCAAGTCATCCATTTCACGTAGGTGCTCCTTCCATTCGTTGTCTATGATGGAAAGTGTAACGCTCTTCTCCAAAGAGTTTCGAAGGATTTTCCCCTCGCTCTCCAGACATTTTTCAATGTTGGCGACAATTTGTAGTGATCGTTTACCATCTGAAAATGGAATTGCAATGTTCTCGAAATTATTCTCCTTTTGATGTACCTGCTTGATCACAGGCATAGCCGAAGTAGTTACCGCTTCCATGCGGCGCTTGTATCCCTCACGAGCTTGCTTGTAAATCGTCTCGGTAAGTTCAGGTGCTTTTGCTCCAACGAAATCATCCTCAGAGATAGGTGAGTCCATTCCAAAATATTGCAGTAAATCCATTTTGAAGCCTTCATAATCCTTGGCCTCTTGGTTGTTTATTACAACCTGTTCAGCCAAGTCACGGAACATATTCTGGATGTCCAGCTCCAATCGATCTCCAAAGAGGGCATGCTTGCGTCTTTTGTAGATTACTTCGCGTTGTGAGTTCATCACATCGTCGTATTCCAAAAGGCGCTTTCGAATTCCAAAGTTGTTTTCTTCAACCTTGCGTTGTGCTCGCTCTATTGATTTGGTGATCATAGAATGCTGGATCACCTCACCTTCCTCAAGTCCCAATCGGTCCATCATTTTGGCAATTCGGTCAGAACCGAAAAGACGCATCAAATCATCTTCCAGTGAAATGTAGAACTGTGACGATCCGGGATCTCCTTGTCGACCAGCTCGACCTCGTAGCTGACGGTCTACACGACGAGAGTCATGCTTTTCCGTACCGACTATCGCTAGTCCTCCTGCTTCTTTTACTCCTTCGCGTAATTTAATGTCAGTACCACGACCAGCCATATTGGTGGCTATTGTTACCGCGCTGGGGCGACCCGCTTCAGCCACTACATCTGCTTCTCGAGCATGGAGTTTCGCGTTAAGCACGTTGTGTTCAATTCCGCGCATCTTCAAAGATCGACTCAAAAATTCCGATACTTCTACCGATGTTGTTCCGACCAGTACCGGTCTTCCTGCTTTCGATAGCTCTACTATCTCGTCAATAGAAGCATTGTATTTTTCTCGCTTCGTTTTGTAAACCTTATCTTCTCTATCTTCTCTTGCGATAGGTCGATTGGTCGGGATGATCATCACATCCAGTTTGTAGATATCCCAAAGTTCGCCCGCTTCCGTTTCGGCTGTACCCGTCATCCCTGACAATTTGTGGTACATCCTAAAGTAGTTTTGAAGAGTTACGGTCGCATAGGTCTGCGTGGCATCTTCAATTTTTACATTCTCTTTTGATTCGATTGCCTGGTGAAGCCCATCGCTATATCGGCGACCCTCCATGATACGACCGGTCTGCTCATCAACGATTTTCACCTTATTGTCCATCACTACATAGTCTACATCTTTCTCAAATAGACTGTAAGATTTGAGCAATTGGTTGATGGTGTGAATTCGCTCTGCCTTTACAGAGTAATTTCGCATCAGCTCATCCTTCTGCTTCACTTTCTCCTCATCCGAAACTTCTGCATTGTCAATATTCATCATGAGAGTACCCATGTCAGGAAGAATAAAGAAGTCCGCGTCTTCCGTATTCGAAGAAATCAGATCAGTACCTTTTTCGGTGAGCTCGATACCATTACTCTTCTCGTCAATGGTGAAGTATAGCTCAGCGTCTGCCTTGGGCATCTCCTTCTCGTTGTCCTGTAGGTAGTAGCCTTCAGTCTTGAGTAGCAACTGCTTGATACCCGGCTGACTCAAGTACTTGATGAGCGCCTTGTTTTTAGGCAAACCTCTGAAAGCTCTAAAAAGCGATAGACTCCCTTCGTTGAGCTCTTCTTTTGATGCGCTTTTCTCATCGGGGTTTCCGATTTTCTTTTTGGCTTCTGCCAAAAGGCCCGTGACCAATTTCTTCTGAGCATTGTAGAGCTTTTCAACCTTTGGTTTGAGGTCATTAAAGAGGTGCTCATCTCCTTTTGGAGTAGGCCCTGAAATGATCAGTGGTGTTCGAGCATCGTCAATCAACACCGAATCGACCTCATCGACGATAGCATAGTGGTGTTTGCGCTGAACCAATCGGTCAGGACTACTGGCCATGTTATCACGCAAGTAGTCAAATCCAAACTCGTTATTTGTTCCAAACGTAATATCAGATTTGTACGCCTTGCGTCTCTCATCGCTATTGGGCTGATGCTTATCGATACAGTCTACCGAAAGACCATGAAATTCGTAAATCGGACCCATCCACTCTGAGTCACGTCGGGCGAGGTAATCATTCACTGTTACAAGGTGAACTCCCTTCCCGGTCAAGGCATTTAAATAAACAGGTAGGGTGGCCACAAGGGTTTTACCTTCTCCTGTTTGCATCTCGGCTACTTTTCCTTCGTGTAGTGCTATACCACCGATCAGTTGTACATCGTAGTGTACCATGTCCCACTTGATCTCGCTTCCTGCTGCTAGCCATGAGTTTTTCCAAATGGCTTTTTCGCCGTCAATAAGAATGCTTCCTTTTGAGGCGGCTAAGTCACGATCAAAATCTGTAGCTGTAACTTCTATTCGTTCGTTTTCCTTGAATCTCTTTGCTGTTTGTTTTACGACAGCAAACGCCTCAGGGAGAATGTCTAAGAGTACTTCTTCAATTTTATCATCCGTTTTGGCTACGATATCATCGATTTGTTTGAAGAACTCTTCTTTCTTTTCAATCTCCATTTCCGGATCGTCGTCCACTTGTTTTTGGAGTGCGCCTTTTTCTTTTTCCAGATCGTTCGTAGCTGCTTTGATCTTGGCCTTGAGCTCATTTGTTTTTGCTCTCAACTGATCGTGCGTCAAAGAGTCGAATTGTTCGTAAAACTCTTTGGTTTTGTCAACCAAAGGTTTCGCCGCTTTGACGTCTTTTTCGGATTTATCTCCGAATAATTTCTTGAGTGTTTTAGTAACAGAACCTAGCATAGGTGTAATCTTAATTTCGATTTTTCATCGGGAGCCTAAAGGTACCCAATTCCTCTTTATGAAATCTTAGTTTCAACTGTTCAGCCATACTCACAAAGCATACCGAATAATATCAACGTGCCAAAATGGCG from Cryomorphaceae bacterium 1068 includes these protein-coding regions:
- the tig gene encoding trigger factor; amino-acid sequence: MQITQEKIDEKNALLKIKVEPTDYNDRYSEALKRARKQVQMPGFRPGKIPMGVIKSRYGKSLLAEEMNEMLNQSIQSYIAEQDLKILGSPMPKEDHVDNGNWDNPGDFEFVYELGLAPKLDVEISNKTKLNYYTIKIDKKLVDDEVNRIARRYGKVEDVEKAGDNDMLVGDFVELDNNGEVVPGGVMNQSTVSLEFIDKDQAKKFFGLKIGDELNVQPSLLAKDNDDLGRMLGLTGDALASSGDNYKFIVREVKHMEAAELNEEFFKKTFGEDGEVKTEKDFREKVSSDLGKHFVSDSDRLFKRDISKEMIAKYNPDLPDEFLKRWIRLTNENPISAEEVERDYAEYRKSLQWQLIFNELVSQDAIKVSQDDVVEKTKELLVGNYAQYGMPAPEDKELEESAKRVLGNQEEARKIYDMLYDEKLITYVKENASVSDKEVSFDKFVELASEA
- the clpP gene encoding ATP-dependent Clp endopeptidase proteolytic subunit ClpP; its protein translation is MSEHKEFEKYAKNHHNINSMYYHDYAKALTPYIIEERQMNVAQMDVFSRLMMDRIIFLGTGIDDQVANIIQAQLLFLESVDPKKDIQIYLNSPGGSVYAGLGIYDTMQYISPNVATICTGMAASMGAVLLCAGENGKRTALKHSRVMIHQPLGGAQGQASDIEITAKEIIKLRKELYDIIANHSGQTFEKVSEDSDRDFWMTADEAKEYGMLDEVLVKNPKH
- the clpX gene encoding ATP-dependent Clp protease ATP-binding subunit ClpX, whose amino-acid sequence is MAGSEKREVKCSFCGRNKSDVNVLIAGVTGHICDNCITQAQSIIKEELSQKAHTQLESSLVLQKPAEIKAYLDNFVIGQDDAKRTLSVAVYNHYKRLLQKTEDEDEDEVEIEKSNIVFVGETGTGKTLMAKTIARMLNVPFCIADATILTEAGYVGEDVESILSRLLQAADYDVPTAERGIVFIDEIDKIARKSDNASITRDVSGEGVQQALLKLLEGSEVNVPPQGGRKHPEQKLIQINTKNVLFICGGAFDGIKKLIERRVKTSTIGYSSSTENADFDPDHILQYVSPVDLKSFGLIPELIGRFPVLTYLNPLDRETLRRILTEPRNALVKQYVKLFEMDDVKLSFEKEALDFIVDKAMEYKLGARGLRSICEAIMTDLMYEIPGSNDIKSFKITAKYAKEKFSKSKISQLKAA
- a CDS encoding DUF2911 domain-containing protein yields the protein MKKTVLVLAFAIATLFSSAQYFPSPSPLAREYQMVGLTEMEVEYSRPGVKDRVIFGELVPFDKIWRTGANKATKITFSNDVSFNGTVVEAGTYAIFTIPMKDKIMVMLNSNADQGGTGNYDESLNVATTEVPFKKGSQTVERMRFSFENVEDSKVDLIFEWSNMMFSIPISVDTDMLTQKSMEKKMKEIEGEFGFYEDAASYYLANDKDPQMALEWAKKSVEMKEVFWNTHTLAKAYKAVGDKKMALATAKKSLELSQAAEYEPYIKMNEKMIAEMK
- the secA gene encoding preprotein translocase subunit SecA, with product MLGSVTKTLKKLFGDKSEKDVKAAKPLVDKTKEFYEQFDSLTHDQLRAKTNELKAKIKAATNDLEKEKGALQKQVDDDPEMEIEKKEEFFKQIDDIVAKTDDKIEEVLLDILPEAFAVVKQTAKRFKENERIEVTATDFDRDLAASKGSILIDGEKAIWKNSWLAAGSEIKWDMVHYDVQLIGGIALHEGKVAEMQTGEGKTLVATLPVYLNALTGKGVHLVTVNDYLARRDSEWMGPIYEFHGLSVDCIDKHQPNSDERRKAYKSDITFGTNNEFGFDYLRDNMASSPDRLVQRKHHYAIVDEVDSVLIDDARTPLIISGPTPKGDEHLFNDLKPKVEKLYNAQKKLVTGLLAEAKKKIGNPDEKSASKEELNEGSLSLFRAFRGLPKNKALIKYLSQPGIKQLLLKTEGYYLQDNEKEMPKADAELYFTIDEKSNGIELTEKGTDLISSNTEDADFFILPDMGTLMMNIDNAEVSDEEKVKQKDELMRNYSVKAERIHTINQLLKSYSLFEKDVDYVVMDNKVKIVDEQTGRIMEGRRYSDGLHQAIESKENVKIEDATQTYATVTLQNYFRMYHKLSGMTGTAETEAGELWDIYKLDVMIIPTNRPIAREDREDKVYKTKREKYNASIDEIVELSKAGRPVLVGTTSVEVSEFLSRSLKMRGIEHNVLNAKLHAREADVVAEAGRPSAVTIATNMAGRGTDIKLREGVKEAGGLAIVGTEKHDSRRVDRQLRGRAGRQGDPGSSQFYISLEDDLMRLFGSDRIAKMMDRLGLEEGEVIQHSMITKSIERAQRKVEENNFGIRKRLLEYDDVMNSQREVIYKRRKHALFGDRLELDIQNMFRDLAEQVVINNQEAKDYEGFKMDLLQYFGMDSPISEDDFVGAKAPELTETIYKQAREGYKRRMEAVTTSAMPVIKQVHQKENNFENIAIPFSDGKRSLQIVANIEKCLESEGKILRNSLEKSVTLSIIDNEWKEHLREMDDLRQSVQNARFEQKDPLLIYKFESFELFKKMIGRVSKEVVSFLSKAALPGRTDQVQTTNRTTTAKDDSSRLQTSRPRVEQAAPSNGRQGGPTRQAPPPPVKTEPVRAEKKIGRNDPCPCGSGKKYKQCHGKAVSQV